A portion of the Halopelagius inordinatus genome contains these proteins:
- a CDS encoding rubrerythrin, producing MSVGHRVTSDHQLARLLQIGVVLEEVVEARAYHHYQSLSDEDRALDEELEALLEHAAEESAEHRERLASLVDELDAESIPFEDIETLVEAQYGKTKPDDFDGVLYDQLCNEETAYKFYDDLIGAIRASDAQFTVDRERLIAVLTEIREEEADGVEAVTKIMEKRE from the coding sequence GTGAGCGTCGGCCACCGGGTGACGTCGGACCACCAACTCGCGCGCCTTCTCCAGATCGGCGTGGTACTGGAGGAAGTCGTCGAGGCCCGCGCGTACCACCACTACCAGTCGCTCTCCGACGAGGACAGAGCGCTCGACGAGGAACTCGAAGCGCTTCTCGAACACGCCGCAGAGGAGTCCGCAGAGCACCGCGAGCGTCTGGCCTCTCTCGTCGACGAACTCGACGCCGAGAGCATCCCGTTCGAGGACATCGAGACGCTCGTCGAAGCGCAGTACGGCAAGACGAAGCCCGACGACTTCGACGGCGTCCTCTACGACCAACTCTGCAACGAAGAGACCGCGTACAAGTTCTACGACGACCTCATCGGCGCGATTCGTGCCAGCGACGCGCAGTTCACCGTCGACCGGGAGCGCCTCATCGCCGTGCTCACGGAGATTCGAGAGGAGGAGGCCGACGGCGTCGAGGCAGTGACAAAGATAATGGAGAAGCGCGAATGA
- a CDS encoding metal-dependent transcriptional regulator — protein sequence MNTADQYVKAIYLLQEMEDGPAATGALADMLDVSPASANEMIGKLEDRGLANHEKYKGVQLTDEGIVRARDALQTYCIIERFLANVLDVESFREEARELEPVIDGTVAERLDTIIDRNSDCPDCFDAETDACEYLEIPEAEEKPAD from the coding sequence ATGAACACCGCAGACCAGTACGTCAAGGCAATCTACCTACTGCAAGAGATGGAGGACGGCCCGGCGGCGACCGGCGCACTCGCGGACATGCTCGACGTGAGTCCGGCGAGCGCGAACGAGATGATCGGGAAGCTGGAAGACCGCGGGCTCGCGAACCACGAAAAGTACAAGGGCGTACAGCTCACCGACGAGGGAATCGTTCGCGCGCGCGACGCACTCCAGACGTACTGCATCATAGAGCGGTTCCTCGCGAACGTCCTCGACGTCGAGTCGTTCCGCGAGGAGGCCCGGGAACTCGAACCCGTCATCGACGGAACGGTCGCGGAGCGATTGGACACGATCATCGACCGAAACAGCGACTGTCCGGACTGCTTCGACGCCGAGACGGACGCCTGCGAGTATCTGGAAATCCCCGAGGCCGAAGAGAAGCCCGCCGATTAA
- a CDS encoding MFS transporter, producing MSTDTEIKQGIREHLGQFSLHVLLVFATGLTIGSERAVVPVLGRDVLGVESLLVIGSFVVSFGFVKALLNLYAGKWGGEYGRKPVLILGWATALPLPVILIFAPSWGWITVGNILLGINQALTWSMAINAKIDIAGPEQRGLAVGIDEAFGYTGVAAGAWITGVIAARTSLRPEPFYFLAIVVVLAFLISIFLIKETVQLAEAEIDDEDHHDANLPFVEVLKRATYGDKTLFAAAQAGHIEKFVDTLFWLAVPLYLTSQGLGIAAVGFIVGVHSAMYFLQIATGGLADRIGRRPPVVAGMFLAGAGVLGMVLVEGYLLWAVLSGVSGLGMALLYPNLMTVPGDAAHPTWRATGMGVYRMWRDAGYGVGAILVGLSMEFVNAETAFYVIAALMFVSGAVVYLWMEETHPEFGTHEPPAPATDTPGRAVSDD from the coding sequence ATGAGTACGGACACCGAAATCAAACAAGGAATCCGTGAGCACCTCGGGCAGTTCTCATTGCACGTCCTGCTCGTGTTCGCGACGGGCCTTACCATCGGGTCCGAGCGCGCCGTCGTACCCGTACTTGGTCGCGACGTGCTGGGCGTCGAGTCGCTACTGGTCATCGGGTCGTTCGTCGTCTCGTTCGGCTTCGTCAAGGCACTGCTCAACCTCTACGCCGGCAAGTGGGGCGGCGAGTACGGTCGCAAGCCGGTACTCATCCTCGGCTGGGCGACCGCCCTCCCACTCCCGGTCATTCTGATCTTCGCGCCGAGTTGGGGCTGGATCACCGTCGGGAACATACTGCTGGGCATCAACCAGGCGTTGACTTGGAGTATGGCCATCAACGCTAAGATCGACATCGCAGGTCCCGAGCAGCGCGGACTCGCGGTCGGTATCGACGAGGCGTTCGGCTACACCGGCGTCGCCGCCGGTGCCTGGATCACCGGCGTCATCGCTGCCCGCACGAGTCTCCGACCCGAACCGTTCTACTTCCTCGCAATCGTGGTCGTGCTGGCGTTCCTCATCTCGATCTTCCTGATCAAGGAGACGGTCCAACTCGCGGAGGCCGAGATCGACGACGAGGACCACCACGACGCCAACCTCCCGTTCGTCGAGGTGCTGAAGCGGGCGACCTACGGTGACAAGACGCTGTTCGCCGCGGCCCAGGCCGGGCACATCGAGAAGTTCGTCGACACGCTGTTCTGGCTCGCCGTCCCGCTGTATCTCACCAGTCAGGGACTCGGGATCGCAGCTGTCGGGTTCATCGTCGGCGTCCACAGCGCGATGTACTTCCTCCAGATCGCGACCGGTGGCCTCGCGGACCGTATCGGTCGGCGTCCGCCTGTCGTCGCTGGAATGTTCCTCGCCGGTGCAGGTGTCCTCGGGATGGTCCTCGTCGAGGGCTATCTCCTGTGGGCCGTGCTCTCCGGTGTATCCGGCCTCGGGATGGCACTACTCTACCCTAATCTGATGACCGTTCCCGGCGACGCTGCCCATCCGACGTGGCGCGCGACTGGGATGGGCGTCTATCGGATGTGGCGTGACGCTGGCTACGGTGTGGGCGCGATTCTGGTCGGTCTCTCGATGGAGTTCGTGAACGCCGAGACCGCGTTCTACGTGATCGCGGCCCTGATGTTCGTCTCTGGAGCGGTTGTCTATCTGTGGATGGAAGAGACGCACCCCGAGTTCGGGACGCACGAACCACCAGCACCGGCTACTGATACGCCTGGACGGGCGGTCTCCGATGATTGA
- a CDS encoding MBL fold metallo-hydrolase: MQEITPEELSEQLRDGDGGPLVLDIRHEEDFEDWQIPGSINVDVYDELTEDPAQAKEALSELPREEQIVTVCAAGVVSETATEVLQELDYDAVTLTDGMNGWSRVHRNAPVPDDLDGTLIQVARPGKGCLSHVLISDGEAAVFDPSHYLEEYEAILDEYDAEIVGVFDTHAHADHVSGAAELADRHGVPYYLHPKDALAIDATPVEDGQTVTVGTLDIEVVHTPGHSEGSVSFDVAGAALITGDTLFYESVGRVELGVEAGIEDSDVEQNAATLYESLQRLVDRPNDALVLPAHDPGSPEPPVTATLGEVRERNQDLGRDREEFVRELASDIPDHPPNFQRVKRTNVGQESVPADELAELELGPNNCAAE; the protein is encoded by the coding sequence ATGCAAGAGATAACGCCGGAAGAACTCAGCGAACAGTTGCGAGATGGTGACGGAGGCCCGCTCGTTCTCGATATCCGCCACGAAGAAGACTTCGAGGACTGGCAGATTCCAGGCAGTATCAACGTCGACGTCTACGACGAATTAACTGAAGACCCTGCTCAAGCCAAAGAGGCTCTCTCGGAGCTCCCTCGTGAGGAACAGATCGTCACCGTCTGTGCCGCAGGTGTTGTCTCAGAGACCGCAACGGAGGTCCTCCAAGAACTGGACTACGACGCGGTGACGCTCACTGACGGGATGAACGGCTGGAGTCGAGTGCATAGGAACGCACCAGTTCCTGATGACCTCGACGGGACGCTTATTCAGGTCGCACGTCCGGGGAAGGGCTGCCTCTCACACGTCCTCATTTCAGACGGCGAAGCCGCCGTCTTCGACCCGTCGCACTACCTCGAAGAGTACGAGGCGATTCTCGACGAGTACGACGCCGAAATCGTCGGTGTCTTCGACACGCACGCCCACGCCGACCACGTCTCGGGTGCGGCGGAACTCGCCGACCGTCACGGCGTTCCGTACTACCTCCACCCCAAGGACGCACTCGCCATCGACGCGACGCCCGTCGAGGACGGTCAGACTGTAACGGTCGGCACTCTCGATATCGAGGTCGTCCACACGCCGGGACACAGCGAGGGGAGCGTCTCGTTCGACGTCGCCGGTGCAGCGCTGATCACGGGCGACACGCTCTTCTACGAGAGCGTAGGTCGGGTCGAACTCGGCGTCGAAGCCGGTATCGAAGACTCCGACGTCGAGCAGAACGCCGCGACACTCTACGAGAGCCTCCAGCGGCTAGTGGACCGTCCGAACGATGCGCTGGTCCTGCCGGCCCACGACCCCGGTTCACCCGAACCGCCAGTAACTGCGACGCTCGGTGAAGTCAGAGAACGGAACCAGGACCTGGGGCGCGACCGCGAGGAATTCGTCCGAGAACTCGCGTCGGATATCCCAGATCATCCACCGAACTTCCAGCGCGTCAAGCGGACGAACGTCGGGCAGGAATCCGTTCCCGCCGACGAACTGGCCGAGCTGGAACTGGGCCCAAACAACTGCGCAGCGGAGTGA
- a CDS encoding FkbM family methyltransferase, whose translation MLRSLRGVGRSLFRTGRSAVFSAYYAAVRINHRRELYAPRKRVGDAEFRSYELVNKHGRDLLLGRLLTNCAPGATVYDVGANTGTYTLAVAAARPDASVVAFEPNPDVREQLATNVRRNGFENVAVRGEGVGDRSGTRTFYRSTYDELGSFRRANAAGWEARVRDAVEVPVVTLDDVVASGEVPPPDHLKVDVEGFGGEVFDGARETLETHRPTVYFEPHGREEASAVASILDAAGYSIRTRPGAWVAE comes from the coding sequence ATGCTCCGCTCACTCCGCGGCGTCGGTCGGTCCCTGTTCCGCACCGGACGGTCCGCCGTCTTTTCGGCGTACTACGCGGCCGTCCGCATCAACCACCGGCGCGAACTGTACGCCCCGCGAAAACGCGTCGGCGACGCCGAGTTCCGAAGCTACGAACTCGTCAACAAACACGGGCGTGACCTCCTCCTCGGGCGACTCCTCACGAACTGCGCCCCCGGAGCGACGGTGTACGACGTCGGCGCGAACACCGGCACGTACACCCTCGCAGTCGCCGCCGCGCGCCCGGACGCCTCCGTCGTCGCCTTCGAACCCAACCCCGACGTGCGCGAGCAACTGGCGACGAACGTCCGGCGAAACGGCTTCGAGAACGTCGCGGTTCGCGGGGAGGGCGTCGGCGACCGGTCGGGAACGCGGACGTTCTATCGGTCCACCTACGACGAACTCGGATCGTTCAGGCGGGCGAACGCCGCCGGGTGGGAGGCGCGCGTCCGAGACGCCGTCGAAGTGCCCGTCGTGACCCTCGACGACGTCGTCGCAAGCGGGGAGGTGCCGCCCCCGGACCACCTCAAAGTGGACGTCGAGGGGTTCGGCGGCGAGGTGTTCGACGGCGCGCGCGAGACGCTCGAAACCCATCGTCCGACCGTCTACTTCGAACCGCACGGACGCGAGGAGGCGTCGGCCGTCGCGTCGATACTGGACGCCGCGGGGTACTCGATTCGGACCCGTCCCGGCGCGTGGGTCGCGGAGTGA
- a CDS encoding HD domain-containing protein, translated as MDVEIKESSVSPEEFEEMQQFVNDYLSASVENEDDGGRMRWYPWHSSEYRFNHILNVVDLASTIARREGADVDVVRVAALFHDISKLEAEQDVHAEEGARVAREYLEARGEFPQSFVEQVCQVVSTHSYQGPLTDVSLETRCLIEADILDKVGANGTALMLLRMGYEARTHMEASEMVERVLERGRDATDRVESDAAESIAYQRLKRVKWFREWLEEEVPGMDHEEFGV; from the coding sequence GTGGACGTCGAGATAAAAGAGTCCTCGGTCTCCCCCGAGGAGTTCGAGGAGATGCAGCAGTTCGTAAACGACTACCTCTCGGCGAGTGTCGAGAACGAGGACGACGGCGGCCGGATGCGGTGGTATCCGTGGCACAGTTCCGAGTACCGCTTCAACCACATCCTCAACGTGGTAGACCTCGCTTCGACCATCGCCCGCCGCGAGGGCGCGGACGTAGACGTCGTCCGCGTCGCCGCCCTCTTTCACGACATCTCGAAGCTAGAGGCCGAACAGGACGTCCACGCGGAGGAGGGCGCGCGCGTCGCCCGCGAGTATCTGGAGGCGCGCGGCGAGTTCCCCCAGTCGTTCGTCGAACAGGTCTGTCAGGTCGTCTCGACCCACTCGTATCAGGGCCCGTTGACGGACGTCTCCTTGGAGACGCGGTGTCTCATCGAGGCGGACATCCTCGACAAGGTGGGCGCGAACGGAACGGCGTTGATGCTCCTGCGGATGGGCTACGAGGCGCGCACCCACATGGAGGCCTCCGAGATGGTCGAACGCGTCCTCGAACGCGGGCGCGACGCGACCGACCGAGTCGAGAGCGACGCCGCCGAAAGCATCGCCTACCAACGACTCAAGCGCGTCAAGTGGTTCCGCGAGTGGTTAGAGGAGGAGGTTCCCGGCATGGACCACGAGGAGTTCGGCGTCTGA
- a CDS encoding ADP-ribosylglycohydrolase family protein, with amino-acid sequence MTDHGDERSRSARRTDSAGVRSRARGTLLGLACGDALGRPVEFRTPAAIEAEYGRVTEMLGDGTYGKPPGTVTDDTEMALCIARSLVERERFDGADVARRFLAWYDSGPFDIGLTTADSLALVREGTAWEDAGRRVWERRAEGENAGNGSVMRCVPYALAYRETPDRLAEVSRASSEITHADPRCTAGCALLNEVVRRLVRGEADTEGVVSDALSAIDGEDRVPDELWTRVAGLPAETDPETLGYSGYVLATLESGLYHGLTADSFEEAVVEAVNEGDDADTVGAVTGAVAGARFGVESIPDRWAETLEERGELLRLADRLLEIAPETT; translated from the coding sequence ATGACCGACCACGGAGACGAGCGCAGTCGGTCGGCCCGCCGGACCGACTCTGCGGGCGTCCGGTCGCGGGCGCGGGGAACGCTCCTCGGGTTGGCCTGCGGAGACGCGCTCGGCCGACCGGTGGAGTTTCGCACGCCCGCGGCCATCGAGGCGGAGTACGGCCGCGTGACGGAGATGCTCGGCGACGGGACGTACGGCAAGCCGCCGGGGACGGTCACCGACGACACGGAGATGGCGCTCTGTATCGCGCGGAGCCTCGTCGAACGGGAACGATTCGACGGTGCGGACGTCGCCCGCCGATTCCTCGCGTGGTACGACTCCGGTCCGTTCGACATCGGCCTCACGACCGCCGATTCGCTCGCGTTGGTCCGCGAGGGGACGGCGTGGGAGGACGCCGGACGGCGGGTCTGGGAGCGGCGAGCGGAGGGAGAAAACGCCGGCAACGGGAGCGTGATGCGGTGCGTCCCGTACGCTCTCGCCTACCGCGAGACGCCCGACAGACTCGCCGAAGTCAGTCGCGCCTCCTCGGAGATTACGCACGCAGACCCCCGCTGTACGGCCGGGTGCGCCCTGCTGAACGAGGTGGTCCGTCGGCTCGTCCGCGGGGAAGCGGACACCGAGGGAGTCGTCAGCGACGCGCTGAGCGCAATCGACGGAGAGGACCGGGTTCCCGACGAACTGTGGACGCGCGTGGCGGGACTCCCCGCGGAGACGGACCCCGAGACGCTCGGATACAGCGGCTACGTGTTGGCGACGCTCGAATCCGGCCTGTACCACGGCCTCACCGCGGACTCGTTCGAGGAAGCGGTCGTCGAGGCGGTAAACGAGGGCGACGACGCAGACACCGTCGGCGCGGTGACCGGTGCCGTCGCGGGCGCGCGCTTCGGCGTCGAATCGATACCCGACCGGTGGGCGGAGACGCTCGAAGAACGCGGGGAACTGCTGCGGTTGGCGGACCGTCTCCTCGAAATCGCTCCGGAGACGACCTGA
- a CDS encoding helix-turn-helix domain-containing protein produces MSLYEASIRVRHECPYREISERHPDLTIREWPLSDCQVLEISSETTPTDELHDEISQLGTVLHESEDDSGYHVVTQSCLCSLEESIIDRFEQHNCLYQSPTIYRQGWEHYTVVAFDSEDIRDLLGDLRADREIELLSKTSIAEKQIPHSMLAPANQLFENLTDRQLAALQLALESGYYEQPRKTSLRELAGQTTVARSTYEEHLRKAENKLLTNAGQLLRLVTATSTADPLGVEQAHQAEQTAD; encoded by the coding sequence ATGAGTCTGTACGAGGCCTCAATTCGGGTCAGACACGAGTGTCCGTACCGGGAGATCTCGGAACGGCACCCGGACTTGACCATACGTGAGTGGCCGCTGAGCGACTGCCAGGTGCTCGAGATCTCCTCCGAGACGACACCGACTGACGAACTGCACGACGAGATCAGTCAACTGGGGACCGTTCTACACGAATCGGAGGACGACAGCGGGTATCACGTCGTCACGCAGTCCTGTCTCTGCTCACTCGAAGAGTCCATCATCGACCGCTTCGAGCAACACAACTGTCTGTACCAATCACCGACGATCTACCGCCAAGGATGGGAGCACTACACGGTGGTCGCGTTCGACAGTGAAGACATCCGGGACCTACTCGGTGACCTGCGAGCCGATAGGGAGATCGAACTGCTCTCGAAAACCTCGATCGCAGAGAAGCAGATACCCCACAGTATGCTGGCCCCCGCGAATCAACTATTCGAGAACCTCACCGACCGGCAGTTAGCAGCACTCCAGTTGGCGCTGGAAAGCGGTTACTACGAGCAACCGCGGAAGACCTCGCTGCGAGAACTGGCCGGCCAGACGACCGTCGCTCGCTCGACGTACGAAGAACACCTCCGGAAGGCGGAGAACAAACTCCTCACGAACGCGGGACAGCTCTTGCGACTGGTCACCGCGACATCGACGGCAGACCCATTGGGCGTAGAACAAGCCCACCAAGCCGAACAGACTGCTGACTGA
- a CDS encoding alpha/beta fold hydrolase produces MPTLQTNGIETYYEVSGDGPPIVFVHGALSDHSAATQQLRAFSDAYTAIAYDVRGHGDTANPQHAPYSIDLLAEDLRAFITEMGLECPVLCGVSMGGMIAQVYASRYPDELSGLVLADTFSPEFLGRRDRIERSSLVNAVAGLVRLVGYNRAKGLVLWVGRTLERNQTTSLRTDAFPDMATVDAVNALDAVADFHTTDIDLSSITVPTLILYGEHETALIGRHAPTLSARIPNSTVRQVPDAGHASPWDNPEFFESAIRAFLASRTRIEAE; encoded by the coding sequence ATGCCGACGCTTCAGACGAACGGTATAGAGACCTACTACGAGGTGAGCGGAGACGGCCCGCCTATCGTCTTCGTTCACGGCGCACTGTCCGATCATTCGGCAGCGACACAGCAATTGAGAGCGTTCAGTGACGCGTACACCGCCATCGCGTACGATGTCCGGGGCCACGGCGACACCGCGAACCCCCAGCACGCACCCTATTCGATCGACTTGTTGGCGGAGGACCTCCGCGCGTTCATCACCGAGATGGGCCTCGAGTGTCCCGTTCTCTGCGGGGTCTCGATGGGCGGTATGATCGCTCAAGTCTACGCGAGTCGCTATCCGGATGAGCTCAGCGGTCTCGTACTCGCCGACACGTTCTCTCCGGAGTTCCTCGGTCGGCGCGACCGAATCGAGCGATCCAGCCTGGTGAACGCTGTGGCGGGACTCGTCCGCCTCGTAGGATACAACCGGGCGAAGGGCCTCGTGTTGTGGGTCGGACGCACACTGGAGCGAAACCAGACCACGAGTCTCCGCACCGACGCCTTCCCGGACATGGCCACCGTGGACGCCGTGAATGCCCTCGATGCGGTCGCCGACTTCCATACCACCGACATCGACCTCTCTTCGATTACCGTTCCGACGCTCATCCTCTACGGCGAACACGAAACCGCCCTAATCGGCCGCCACGCCCCGACACTGTCCGCGCGAATCCCGAACTCGACCGTCCGGCAAGTCCCCGACGCGGGCCATGCTTCCCCCTGGGATAACCCCGAGTTCTTCGAGAGCGCCATTCGAGCGTTCCTCGCATCCCGGACTCGGATCGAGGCAGAGTAG
- the sufD gene encoding Fe-S cluster assembly protein SufD, protein MSAQLPANLSEETVRTISEDRDEPEWLLETRLDALEALEEVDLPDVIHTPGRRWTNLEALDFESLVDPLNQSDTTERVTAEGVEVLPFTEALPKYGDLIEERFGSIIEPDSNYLTALSAALFTTGTFIYVPEGVDAEDVKIRAEMNSRSLFSHTLVVTEKSSSVTILESIESGEEVDGNRYFSNLVEVDAGENSYVQYGSLQNLDDEAYNYTLKRGTTDAYSTLNWIEGNIGSRLTRSDIETNLDGDSSETKIVGAFFGYEDQHLDVNARVWHNAEHTTADLVTRGVLDDEARSVYEGVQDVGRDAWDTNSYQRENTLMLSDESEADASPKLIIHNHDTEASHSATVGQVDKEDLFYMVSRSIPSQQARNMLVEGFFVPVLDEIDVDEFREDLRELIAARLH, encoded by the coding sequence ATGAGTGCGCAGTTACCAGCGAACCTCTCTGAGGAGACGGTACGAACGATTTCGGAGGACCGCGACGAGCCCGAGTGGCTCCTGGAGACGCGACTCGACGCACTCGAAGCGCTCGAAGAGGTCGACCTGCCGGACGTCATCCACACGCCCGGCCGCCGGTGGACGAACCTCGAAGCGCTCGACTTCGAGAGCCTCGTCGACCCGCTGAACCAGTCGGACACGACCGAACGCGTCACGGCGGAGGGCGTCGAAGTCCTGCCGTTCACCGAGGCGCTCCCGAAGTACGGCGACCTCATAGAGGAGCGGTTCGGCTCCATCATCGAACCGGACTCGAACTACCTCACTGCGCTGTCGGCGGCGCTTTTCACCACGGGCACGTTCATCTACGTCCCAGAAGGCGTCGACGCCGAGGACGTGAAGATCCGCGCCGAGATGAACTCCCGGTCGCTGTTCAGCCACACGCTCGTGGTCACCGAGAAGTCGTCGTCGGTGACGATTCTCGAGAGCATCGAGAGCGGCGAGGAGGTCGACGGCAACCGCTACTTCAGCAACCTCGTGGAGGTCGACGCGGGCGAGAACTCGTACGTCCAGTACGGGTCGCTCCAGAACCTCGACGACGAGGCGTACAACTACACGCTGAAGCGCGGCACCACGGACGCGTACTCGACGCTGAACTGGATCGAAGGGAACATCGGGTCCCGTCTCACGCGCAGCGACATCGAGACGAACCTCGACGGCGACTCCTCGGAGACGAAGATCGTCGGCGCGTTCTTCGGCTACGAAGATCAGCATCTGGACGTGAACGCGCGCGTCTGGCACAACGCAGAGCACACGACGGCTGATCTCGTGACCCGCGGCGTCCTCGACGACGAGGCGCGGTCGGTGTACGAGGGAGTCCAAGACGTGGGCCGCGACGCGTGGGACACGAACTCCTACCAGCGCGAGAACACGCTGATGCTCTCGGACGAGAGCGAGGCCGACGCGTCCCCGAAGCTGATCATCCACAACCACGACACCGAAGCGAGCCACTCCGCGACGGTCGGTCAGGTCGACAAAGAGGACCTCTTCTACATGGTCTCTCGGTCGATCCCGAGCCAACAGGCTCGCAACATGCTCGTCGAGGGCTTCTTCGTTCCCGTCCTCGACGAGATAGACGTAGACGAGTTCCGCGAGGACCTTCGCGAACTCATCGCGGCGCGCCTGCACTGA